CCCGCCGGTGATGCTCATCTCGCTCAAGGCGGGCGCCACGGGGCTCAACCTCACGGCGGCGGATCACGTCTTCCTCGTGGATCCGTGGTGGAACCCGTCCGTGGAGGCGCAGGCCGCGGACCGCGCGCACCGCATCGGCCAGCAGCAGCCGGTGATGGTGTACCGGATGGTGTCCCAGGGCACGGTGGAGGAGAAGATCCTCACCCTGCAGGAGAAGAAGCGCGCGCTCTTCGAGTCCGCGCTCGGTGGCGCCTCCGGGGCCGCGGCCATCACCCGGGCGGATCTCATGCAGCTGCTCGACTGACACTCGCGCACGGCCGGACTGGCGGTTTCTTGGAAAACGCGTAAAAAAGGCCTCCCCCGATTTCAGGAGGCGGTTCATGCGGAACTTCAAGACGGCCGTGCTCGCGGTGCTCGTCACGCTCACGTGGGTCTCCCCGGCGCTGGCGGGCCAGAGTGGTTTCTCGCGCTGGTCGGCGAGCCAGGGTGGTTTCTCCTCGTGGCAGCGCAGCGGCGTGGCCCTGGCGGCGGATGGCTCGCTCCAGGTGGATCCCCAGACGGCCGTGGCCGGGACGGATCCCTACGCGGCCGGTGCCTACAACGGCGGCAACTTCTACAACGGGGGTAGCTTCCGCGTCGGCGAGGCCATCAGCCCCGTCATGAACTCGGGCTTCGGCTTCCGCGAGGCCGTGCCCTCCTGGGAGGCCGAGACGCCCACCGGCACCTGGGTAGAGACGCAGATGCGCGCCCTGGTCGGTGGCGTGTGGACCAAGTGGTACAACCTGGGCGTGTGGGCCGCGGACTACTCGACGGTGCGCCGGCACTCGGCGGGCTCGCAGTCGGACACCAACGGCTACGTGGGCATCGACACGCTGGTCATCAGCAACAAGAAGGCGGCGGCCACGGCCTTCCAGGTGAAGGTGCGGCTCTTCAGCGCGGATGGCATCGCCGTGCCACGCGTGCGCGCCAGCTCCGTGGCCCTCTCCACCTCGCCGGACAAGGCGGCGGTGGCCTCCGTGGGCAACCCCGCCCACTGGAACCAGGTGCTCGCCGTCCCCGAGTGCTCGCAGATGGTCTACCCGGATGGGGGCCAGGTCTGGTGCAGCCCCACGTCCTCGTCCATGGTGGTGCGCTACTGGGCCGGTGACACCACGAGCGCCTGTGAGACGCACGTGCGCGCGGCCGTCAGCGGCGTCTATGACTGGATCTTCCGTGGCCACGGCAACTGGCCCTTCAACACCGCCTATGCCGCCACCAAGGGGCTCCAGTCCCACGTGACGCGCTTCACCAGCCTGGCCCAGCTCGAGCCGTGGATCTCCGCGGGTGTCCCCGCCATCCTCAGCGTCTCGTGGGGCAGCGGGCAGCTCACCGGCGCGTCCATCAGCTCGACCGCCGGCCACCTGCTGGTGCTGGTCGGCTTCGACGCGTCCGGCAATCCGATCATCAATGATCCCGCGGCCTCCACCGACGCCGCCGTCCAGCGCACCTACCTGCGCTCCGAGTTCGAGCCGCTCTGGCTCCAGGCCTCGGCCGGGACGGCGTACCTCAGCTACCCCGCGGGCTGGCCGGTGCCCGCGCTCTAGTCCCCTGACGGGGTGTCGCGGCGGACGCGGTCGAGCAGGAAGTCGATCAGCGCACGCAGCCGGGCCGGGAGATGCCGTTGCTCGGGGTAGAGGAGGAAGAACTCCATCTCCCCGGCGGACCAGTCTGGAAGGAGCGGGACGAGGCGCCCGGCGGCGACCTCTTCCGTTCCGAAGTAGGACGGCACCTGGATGGCTCCCGCCCCGGCGGCGGCGGCCCGGATCAGGAGCGTGCCGCTGTTGCTGTTGACCCGTCCCTCGGGACGGAGGGTCAGCCGTTCGTCGGCGCGCTCGAAGACCCAGGGGCGGTCGTGCAGTCCGAGGCAGGTCCTCGGGTCGAGCTCCCGGGGATGGGAGGGCGGCGGGGTGTACAGCGTGGGGGCGGCGAGCGTCAGGAGCGGGAAGCCGACCAGACGCCGCGACACCAGCGACGAGGGCTCCAACGGTCCGGTGCGCACCACCAGGTCCACGTCCTCCTCGACGAGCCGCACGAGGCGGAGCGTCATCTCCAGCTCCAGCGAGATGCCCGGGTGGAGGGCGGCGAACTCGCCGAGCAGGGGCGCCAGGACCATTTCGGCGTAGTAGCCGCCCATGCTCACCCGCAGGCGCCCCCGAAGCTGCCGGGCGCTCCGGGCCGAGTCGCGCGCCTCCTCCAGGGCCCCCAGGATGTCGCGGCAGCTCTGGTGGAAGGCGCGGCCCTGTTCCGTCAGCACGCTCGAGCGCGAGTTGCGTTTGAGGAGCTGGACTCCGAGGTCCCTCTCCAGCGCGGCGACCCGCCGGCTCACATGGGCCACCGACACGCCGAGCTGGCGTGCGGCCGCCGAGAAGCTCCCCGCCTCGGCGGCGGCCACGAACTCGATGATGCCACGCAGGTTCCCCAGCTTTTCCATGCGGTAAAGGAGCTTTGCGGAGGGAGGTCTATCCGTGCCCCACGGTACTGGTTACCTCATGGAAGGTCATCCGGTTCACTCCTTCTCCGTGTCGAGGCACATCGATGAGCACCCGCCGTGGGACCGACGTCTTCAGCTTCCAGATCATGGTTCTGCTGTGCGCCCTGTGGGGCCTTCAGCAGGTGGCCATCAAGCTGGCGGCCCAGGACATGGCGCCGATTCTCCAGGCGTCGCTGCGCTCGGGCCTCGCGGCGCTGCTCGTGGGCCTGCTGATGACATGGCGCGGAGGCTGGGAGGGCCTGCGCCAGGGCACCCTCCGGGGAGGGCTGCTCGCGGGCGTCCTCTTCACCCTCGAGTTCCTCCTCATCGCGCTGAGCCTCGGCTACACCAGCGCGGGGCACGTGGCGGTGTTCCTCTACACCGCGCCCGTCTTCTCCGCGCTGGGCCTGCACCTGCTGCTGCCCCATGAGCGGCTGCGGCCCTTTCAGTGGCTGGGCATCGCGGTGTGCTTCACGGGCATCGGGGTGGCGTTCATCGGCGGCACCGCGGGGGCAGTGGATCGGCGCATGTTGCTGGGGGACGCGCTCGCCGTGGGAGCGGGGCTGGCCTGGGGTCTCACCACCGTGGCCGTGCGCGCCTCGCGGCTCTCCGAGGCGCCGCCCGCCCTGACGCTCTTCTACCAGCTGGCCATCGCCTTCGTGCTGCTGCTCGGCGTGGCGCTCGTCACGGGGAAGACGGGCCACGTGGCCCTGACGCCCATCGTGGTGGGCAGCGTGCTGTTCCAGGGCGTCGTGGTGTCCTTCGCGAGCTACCTCGCCTGGTTCTGGCTGCTGCGCCGCTACCGCGCGTCGAACCTGGCGGTGTTCTCCTTCATGACGCCCCTGTTCGGCGTCACGCTGGGGGTGCTCATCCTCCACGAGCCCCTCACGGTGAACTTCGTGCTGGGGGCGGTGCTGGTGCTCGCGGGGATCGGGCTGGTCAGCGGAGAGGCCTGGCTGCGCCGCGTGCTGATGCGGGGCCCGAGCACGGTCCGACAGGAGAACTGAGCCCCTTCAGGCACAGGTCCACGAGGGAGTGCTCCTGGGAACAAGCGCCGAGAACTCCGGCCATTTCCCCTCGCCCTCCGGGAGAGGGACGGGGTGAGGGTGCCTGCATCCCGGGTTGAACCCCCTGTCTACACTGGGGGCCCACGGGTTGGAGAACGGGCTCGGATACCCTCACCCTGACCCTCTCCCGAGGGGAGAGGGAATATTAGCTCAGGCCACGCCCTTGCCGCGCCGGGCGATCCGCTCGGCGAGCTCCGGAGCGGAGCGGGCCTCGGCCAGGACGGGATCCCGGGCGAGCTCCTCGTAGTCGTCGTAGCCCGCCGCCAGGGCGCGCTTGAGCCACTCGGAGGCCTGGGCCCCCTGGCCGGCGCGCGCATGATCCCGAGCGGCCTGGTACGCGTCCTCCGCGTTGCCCCCGGCCTCGAAGGCGCTCGCGTGGAGCGCCGCCGCCGCGCCGAAGTCAGCCCGGGCCACCGCCACGTCCGCCAGCAGCGTGTCCCGCTTCGCCGTCGCCTTCCAGGTGAACTCCCGCGCGGTGCGCTCGGCCTCGTCCAGCCGCTGCGCCTTCACCAGCAGGCGCACCGCCAGCGCGGTCAGCGCCTCCGTGCGCTCCTTCTCCAGCGCGGCGAGCGCGTGGGGCAGGGCGCGCTCGTGCAGCCCCGCCGCCTCGTACGCCATGGCCAGGCTGTAGGGCCGCGCGGCCTCGGGCGGCTGCACCTTCTCCAGGTGCGACACGGCGGCGCGGGCATTGCCCTCGGCCAGTGCCACCCAGGCGAGCAGATCCCTCGCCGCGTTGCTCTCCTCGCCCGGCTTCGCCGCCGACAGGGCCAGGTGTCCCAGCCGCGCCGCCTCGCTCTCATGGCCCGAGCGCAGCGCCTGCCAGCCGCGCGCCAGCGCATCCGGCTCGAGCTCCGCCACCTTCACCGGCTCCATCGGCTTGATGTCGCGCGTCACCTGGAGCGCCTGCCAGCACTGGTAGCCGAACATGCCGAACATGAAGCCGATGAAGAAGGCGCGGAAGTTCAGCGCCAGGGCCACCACGCAGCCCGCGGTGATGACGCCCAGCCACAGGGCGATGCGCTGCCGGGTGGGCCCCAGCACGCCGCGCGCGATGTGGCCTCCATCCAGCGGCGGCACCGGCAGCAGGTTGATGATGCCCCAGCCGAAGTTCACCCACATCAGGTCCATCAGGATGATCTGCCCCATCAGGCTCTTGGGGGGCACGAGGATGTTGATGGCCAGCATCAACCCACCGAAGAGGAAGCCGGTGAGCGGACCGGCCGCGGAGACGGCCACGTCGCGCCAGCGGCTGAGCGCCCGGTCGAAGTACGTCAGGCCGCCGCCCATGTAGAGCCGGATGCCCGCGACGTCACAGCCCAGGCCCATGGCCATGAGCGCGTGCCCCAGCTCGTGCATCAGGATGGAGACGAAGACCACGCCGACCCAGGACACCACGGCCTGCCAGCTCCGGCTTCCGATCATGCCGAACATGACCGTCATCAGCCAGAAGCTCGGCTCGACGAGGACCGGGATCCGGCCGAGGTTGAACTGCCACGTGAAAGGAGGAGAGGGTTCCGTGCTCATGAGTCTCGTGAATCAGTTCTTCGAAATCACCCGGAAGGCGTTCGAGGTAGCGCTGTTGTTCTGATCGTCCTCGACGACGATCAGGTAGTTGTTGCCGGGCGTGTCGATGGTGATCTCCTGCTGGCAGATGCCCGCGGAGAAGGGGTTGCTCTGGTAGGTGTGGGTGGAGGCGCCGCCCTTGTAGAGGCTCACCCGTACCATGCCCTCGAAGCCATCGGCGTCCGGGCCGGCGGCGTGCAGG
The sequence above is drawn from the Archangium gephyra genome and encodes:
- a CDS encoding peptidase C39 family protein; this translates as MRNFKTAVLAVLVTLTWVSPALAGQSGFSRWSASQGGFSSWQRSGVALAADGSLQVDPQTAVAGTDPYAAGAYNGGNFYNGGSFRVGEAISPVMNSGFGFREAVPSWEAETPTGTWVETQMRALVGGVWTKWYNLGVWAADYSTVRRHSAGSQSDTNGYVGIDTLVISNKKAAATAFQVKVRLFSADGIAVPRVRASSVALSTSPDKAAVASVGNPAHWNQVLAVPECSQMVYPDGGQVWCSPTSSSMVVRYWAGDTTSACETHVRAAVSGVYDWIFRGHGNWPFNTAYAATKGLQSHVTRFTSLAQLEPWISAGVPAILSVSWGSGQLTGASISSTAGHLLVLVGFDASGNPIINDPAASTDAAVQRTYLRSEFEPLWLQASAGTAYLSYPAGWPVPAL
- a CDS encoding LysR family transcriptional regulator, which encodes MEKLGNLRGIIEFVAAAEAGSFSAAARQLGVSVAHVSRRVAALERDLGVQLLKRNSRSSVLTEQGRAFHQSCRDILGALEEARDSARSARQLRGRLRVSMGGYYAEMVLAPLLGEFAALHPGISLELEMTLRLVRLVEEDVDLVVRTGPLEPSSLVSRRLVGFPLLTLAAPTLYTPPPSHPRELDPRTCLGLHDRPWVFERADERLTLRPEGRVNSNSGTLLIRAAAAGAGAIQVPSYFGTEEVAAGRLVPLLPDWSAGEMEFFLLYPEQRHLPARLRALIDFLLDRVRRDTPSGD
- a CDS encoding DMT family transporter, producing the protein MSTRRGTDVFSFQIMVLLCALWGLQQVAIKLAAQDMAPILQASLRSGLAALLVGLLMTWRGGWEGLRQGTLRGGLLAGVLFTLEFLLIALSLGYTSAGHVAVFLYTAPVFSALGLHLLLPHERLRPFQWLGIAVCFTGIGVAFIGGTAGAVDRRMLLGDALAVGAGLAWGLTTVAVRASRLSEAPPALTLFYQLAIAFVLLLGVALVTGKTGHVALTPIVVGSVLFQGVVVSFASYLAWFWLLRRYRASNLAVFSFMTPLFGVTLGVLILHEPLTVNFVLGAVLVLAGIGLVSGEAWLRRVLMRGPSTVRQEN
- a CDS encoding M50 family metallopeptidase, with the protein product MSTEPSPPFTWQFNLGRIPVLVEPSFWLMTVMFGMIGSRSWQAVVSWVGVVFVSILMHELGHALMAMGLGCDVAGIRLYMGGGLTYFDRALSRWRDVAVSAAGPLTGFLFGGLMLAINILVPPKSLMGQIILMDLMWVNFGWGIINLLPVPPLDGGHIARGVLGPTRQRIALWLGVITAGCVVALALNFRAFFIGFMFGMFGYQCWQALQVTRDIKPMEPVKVAELEPDALARGWQALRSGHESEAARLGHLALSAAKPGEESNAARDLLAWVALAEGNARAAVSHLEKVQPPEAARPYSLAMAYEAAGLHERALPHALAALEKERTEALTALAVRLLVKAQRLDEAERTAREFTWKATAKRDTLLADVAVARADFGAAAALHASAFEAGGNAEDAYQAARDHARAGQGAQASEWLKRALAAGYDDYEELARDPVLAEARSAPELAERIARRGKGVA